Proteins encoded within one genomic window of Pedobacter africanus:
- a CDS encoding RNA polymerase sigma factor produces MSVQHLHTDEELFVLLRTGDHEAYKQIFERFYGVLYLHALKILRDEDEAKDIVQELFEMLWRKKDTLLLNGSLSAYLYAATRNMVLNLIEHKKVKVRYLDSLKEFIDEDPCLPDVLVREKELKHMIEKEIEALPVKMGEIFKLSRTEHLSHKEIATQLQLSELTVKTQVKRALKILKPKFGFIIGLITTFIS; encoded by the coding sequence ATGTCGGTACAGCACTTACATACGGATGAAGAATTATTTGTGCTGCTCAGAACAGGGGATCACGAAGCCTATAAGCAGATTTTTGAACGTTTTTATGGCGTACTCTATCTCCATGCCCTGAAAATCCTTCGCGATGAGGATGAGGCTAAAGATATTGTTCAGGAACTCTTTGAGATGTTATGGCGAAAAAAGGATACCCTGTTACTGAACGGGAGTCTTTCTGCTTACCTCTACGCTGCAACCAGGAATATGGTACTGAATCTCATTGAACACAAGAAAGTGAAAGTACGCTACCTGGATTCGCTTAAGGAATTCATTGACGAAGATCCCTGCCTGCCCGATGTACTTGTGCGGGAAAAAGAATTGAAACATATGATTGAAAAGGAAATCGAAGCTCTTCCTGTAAAGATGGGTGAGATTTTCAAACTGAGCCGCACTGAGCACCTGTCTCACAAAGAAATCGCAACACAGCTGCAACTCTCCGAGCTTACCGTAAAAACCCAGGTAAAAAGAGCGCTCAAGATATTAAAACCCAAATTTGGCTTCATCATTGGTTTAATTACCACATTTATTTCCTGA